One Henriciella litoralis genomic window carries:
- a CDS encoding sensor histidine kinase, with product MKESARLAALYATNLLDSEPDPRFDRLTRLAANSLEVETALVSLIDTDRQWFKSCYNFDGTETQRDIAFCDYAIRANEVMIVLDAAKDPRFADNPLVTGDPFIRFYAGAPLITKDGHALGTLCVIDTKPRETFDDADCQILEDLAASVMAEIEAHAQRREVEDLAVVVRELEHRMGNMYAHVSSLISLLDKSDVDHDEFVRRLRDKISALGITQSLISANSGQSVSIRQLTVGTLEPFSAGPDHRAATVQTDGDFDITPRAAFALSLMVNELATNSIKHGALGTSGGKAHVSWSHENDEVKFIWRESLSENRPESATGSGFGNMILNRIVPKTFGGESNTELSEDTYTYSVTALPTRIIYVPEAD from the coding sequence ATGAAAGAAAGCGCGAGACTGGCGGCCCTCTATGCAACCAATCTTCTTGATTCAGAGCCTGATCCCCGCTTTGACCGGTTAACCCGTCTGGCGGCCAACTCGCTTGAAGTCGAAACCGCGCTTGTTTCGCTGATCGATACCGACCGCCAGTGGTTCAAATCCTGCTACAATTTCGATGGCACTGAAACGCAGCGCGATATCGCCTTCTGCGACTACGCCATTCGCGCCAATGAAGTGATGATCGTGCTCGACGCGGCGAAGGATCCGCGTTTCGCAGACAATCCCCTCGTCACCGGTGACCCCTTCATTCGCTTCTATGCTGGCGCCCCGCTGATCACCAAGGACGGCCACGCGCTCGGCACGCTTTGCGTGATCGACACCAAACCGCGCGAAACATTTGACGACGCCGACTGCCAGATCCTCGAGGACCTCGCCGCCAGCGTGATGGCCGAAATCGAAGCCCATGCGCAAAGACGCGAAGTGGAAGATCTCGCCGTTGTCGTGCGCGAGCTGGAGCATCGCATGGGCAATATGTATGCCCACGTGTCCTCGCTCATCTCATTGCTCGACAAGTCTGATGTCGACCACGACGAGTTCGTTCGGCGCCTGCGCGACAAGATCAGCGCGCTCGGCATCACCCAGTCGCTGATATCAGCCAATTCCGGTCAGTCGGTGTCCATTCGTCAGCTGACGGTCGGCACACTTGAGCCGTTTTCCGCCGGGCCAGACCATAGAGCGGCGACGGTCCAGACCGATGGCGATTTCGATATTACGCCGCGAGCCGCCTTTGCCCTGTCTCTGATGGTCAATGAGCTTGCGACCAATTCCATCAAGCACGGCGCGCTTGGCACCAGCGGCGGCAAGGCCCACGTCAGCTGGTCACACGAGAATGACGAGGTCAAATTCATCTGGCGCGAAAGCCTCAGCGAGAACCGGCCCGAAAGCGCGACAGGCTCAGGCTTTGGCAACATGATCCTCAACCGGATTGTGCCGAAGACATTTGGCGGGGAATCGAACACCGAGCTCTCGGAAGACACCTATACCTATTCGGTAACCGCCCTCCCGACCCGCATCATCTACGTACCTGAAGCCGATTGA
- the recF gene encoding DNA replication/repair protein RecF (All proteins in this family for which functions are known are DNA-binding proteins that assist the filamentation of RecA onto DNA for the initiation of recombination or recombinational repair.), with protein sequence MTALTRLRLKNFRNYETVSLDLDGRHVCLYGANGAGKTNLLEAVSQLGPGRGLRSATLAELTRHNAETGWTVSATLDDRKIGVGLETDGASSKRIVRIDGAPAQASDLAELVRIVWLTPAMDSVFRGGASDRRRFFDRQVMAHIPSHGPAAARYERAMRERNTLLERGHVDPAWADAIETRMAEAGAELAINRATVLESLQSAVDARPDGYFPKGDLTLDGASEQAAAAGEDFKSIFENLLEAYRSGRRRDMAAGRALNGPHRTDLAVIHRPTGMPAGDASTGQQKALLIGLILASAKALTLSGEGPAPILLLDEAAAHLDADRRAALFDELCDLGGQAWLTGTEKFLFEAFGERAQRFAVSDGALDTPTA encoded by the coding sequence ATGACCGCCCTCACCCGCCTGCGCCTCAAGAATTTCCGCAATTACGAGACCGTTTCGCTCGATCTCGATGGCCGCCATGTCTGCCTCTATGGCGCAAATGGCGCGGGCAAGACCAACCTTCTGGAAGCGGTCTCGCAGCTCGGCCCCGGCCGGGGCCTGCGCTCAGCCACGCTGGCAGAGCTCACCCGCCACAATGCCGAGACCGGCTGGACGGTGTCTGCCACGCTCGATGACCGCAAGATCGGCGTCGGCCTTGAGACAGATGGCGCCTCCTCCAAACGCATCGTCCGCATCGATGGAGCGCCCGCGCAAGCCTCAGACCTTGCCGAGCTTGTTCGCATCGTCTGGCTGACGCCTGCCATGGACAGCGTCTTTCGCGGCGGCGCCTCTGACCGGCGCCGCTTCTTTGACCGGCAGGTCATGGCGCACATTCCCTCGCACGGCCCCGCCGCCGCCCGCTATGAGCGCGCCATGCGTGAGCGCAATACGCTGCTGGAGCGCGGACACGTTGACCCGGCCTGGGCCGACGCTATCGAGACCCGCATGGCCGAAGCTGGCGCAGAGCTGGCAATCAATCGCGCCACCGTCCTTGAGAGCCTGCAATCTGCCGTTGATGCCCGCCCGGACGGCTATTTCCCGAAAGGCGACCTCACCCTGGACGGCGCGTCCGAGCAGGCCGCCGCCGCCGGGGAGGACTTCAAGTCCATCTTCGAAAACCTGCTCGAAGCCTATCGCTCCGGGCGCCGGCGCGACATGGCCGCAGGCCGCGCGCTCAACGGCCCACACCGCACAGACCTCGCCGTTATTCACCGTCCCACAGGCATGCCTGCGGGCGACGCCTCCACCGGCCAGCAAAAAGCGCTCCTGATCGGGCTGATCCTGGCCTCGGCGAAAGCCCTCACCCTGTCCGGCGAAGGCCCGGCCCCCATCCTCCTGCTCGACGAAGCCGCCGCGCATCTCGATGCAGACCGCCGCGCCGCCCTCTTCGATGAATTGTGCGACCTTGGCGGACAGGCCTGGCTGACCGGCACCGAAAAATTCCTGTTTGAGGCCTTCGGGGAACGCGCACAGCGATTTGCCGTTTCCGATGGCGCCCTTGACACCCCCACTGCCTGA
- the dnaN gene encoding DNA polymerase III subunit beta yields the protein MKLTIERSDLLNALSHVQNVVERRNTIPILSNVLIEAKGSQVTFVATDLDIEAVDSADAQVSSEGAITAPAGTLFDVVRKLPSGADVELELNPENRRLSIRSGRSQFALPTLPASDFQTMTGDDSAIQFDVEAADLRRLIDKTRFAISTEETRYYLNGVYLHTADGENGKVLRAVATDGHRLALADCDGPAGAENLDGVIVPRKAVAEVRRLIDQADGDVSIGVSETKIVFRAGRAVLTSKLIDGSFPDYQRVIPKGNDKRLVIDNKAFEAAVDRVSTVSAERSRSVKLSLSEGKVVLAVNSAETGQGHEEIECDYSADAMEIGFNAKYLLDVTAQIVAEDAEFMLNDPASPALILDPGDPAARYVLMPLRV from the coding sequence ATGAAGCTGACGATTGAACGAAGTGACCTGCTGAACGCGCTCTCACACGTCCAGAACGTGGTCGAGCGGCGTAACACGATCCCGATCCTGTCGAACGTTCTCATTGAGGCCAAGGGCAGCCAGGTCACCTTTGTCGCAACCGATCTCGACATCGAGGCCGTCGACAGCGCCGATGCGCAAGTGTCCAGCGAAGGCGCCATCACTGCGCCTGCCGGCACCCTGTTCGACGTCGTTCGCAAGCTGCCATCCGGCGCGGATGTCGAGCTTGAACTCAATCCGGAAAACCGCCGCCTGTCGATCCGTTCCGGGCGCTCCCAATTTGCGCTGCCGACCCTTCCGGCCAGCGACTTCCAGACCATGACCGGCGATGACAGCGCGATCCAGTTCGATGTTGAGGCTGCAGATCTGCGCCGTCTGATCGACAAGACGCGGTTTGCCATCTCCACCGAAGAGACCCGTTATTATCTCAACGGCGTCTATCTCCACACCGCCGATGGCGAGAACGGCAAGGTGCTGCGCGCGGTCGCCACTGACGGCCACCGCCTCGCGCTCGCAGATTGCGACGGCCCGGCCGGCGCTGAAAACCTGGACGGCGTGATCGTCCCGCGCAAAGCCGTTGCGGAAGTGCGCCGCCTGATCGACCAGGCCGATGGCGACGTTTCCATCGGTGTCTCGGAAACCAAGATCGTGTTCCGCGCCGGCCGCGCCGTACTGACTTCAAAGCTCATCGACGGCTCATTTCCGGACTATCAGCGCGTCATTCCAAAGGGCAATGACAAGCGCCTCGTCATCGACAACAAGGCCTTCGAAGCCGCCGTCGACCGCGTCTCCACCGTCTCGGCAGAGCGCTCGCGCTCGGTGAAGCTCTCGCTCAGCGAAGGCAAGGTCGTCCTGGCGGTCAATTCCGCCGAGACCGGTCAGGGCCATGAGGAAATTGAGTGCGACTACAGCGCCGACGCCATGGAAATCGGCTTCAACGCCAAATACCTGCTCGATGTGACCGCGCAGATTGTCGCTGAAGACGCTGAATTCATGCTCAACGATCCAGCCTCCCCCGCCCTGATCCTCGATCCGGGTGATCCAGCGGCCCGCTACGTCCTGATGCCGCTTCGGGTGTAA
- a CDS encoding DnaA ATPase domain-containing protein translates to MGLQEESGRQGTNKDDTKNVRENEEHRGVELWHTVLNDARKHASADDYDKWISDLRFVADDNGTVLIAARDKLASDRINNHHRPMLRKAWQKADPNRRAIKITCWTDIPADTRDLVGNPWAAERKAVAETRKAEAEAEAADVAEAEAAKKPGTMTFETLVVGDTNRTAVRLAEMIVENANVRADVALIYGRQGTGKTHILLSIEAAVARLNDGRRVTYMTAEEFMTAYVDGAREGDTRNLNSQLRGNDLLLIDDLQWIAGKKKTDEAFFANLRSVTKEGGRVLLTADEAPGDLKGFSARMRGELLGAAAVEVGLPDQEMRREIVRLHAALAREDQPNFILDDEMVERIVSTVRGPGRELCGVLHSLQTETGYGQTAPTMQMLQTVLRRQQGEYQAPTLDNIKRATMRVFNLTKTEIESANKSREICVPRQIAMYLCREMTDKSLPQIARTFNKKDHTTVLHGWRKVKKQMQTDADMVRDVERVREAVFDIQAEGNS, encoded by the coding sequence ATGGGGCTGCAAGAAGAATCTGGCAGACAGGGCACAAATAAGGATGACACGAAAAACGTCCGGGAAAACGAAGAGCATCGCGGGGTCGAGCTCTGGCACACTGTTCTGAACGACGCACGAAAACACGCGTCGGCTGATGACTACGATAAATGGATTTCGGACCTGCGGTTTGTCGCAGACGACAATGGCACGGTCCTGATCGCGGCACGCGACAAGCTTGCAAGCGATCGCATCAACAACCATCACCGCCCAATGCTACGCAAGGCATGGCAAAAGGCTGATCCCAATCGCCGCGCCATAAAGATCACGTGCTGGACAGATATTCCGGCCGACACGCGCGATTTGGTCGGCAATCCATGGGCCGCCGAACGCAAGGCGGTTGCGGAAACCCGCAAGGCCGAAGCCGAAGCTGAAGCCGCGGACGTTGCCGAAGCTGAAGCGGCCAAAAAGCCGGGCACAATGACATTCGAGACGCTCGTCGTCGGCGATACCAACCGCACCGCTGTGCGTCTGGCCGAAATGATTGTCGAGAACGCCAATGTCCGCGCTGATGTCGCGCTGATCTATGGTCGTCAAGGCACGGGCAAGACCCATATCCTGCTCTCCATCGAAGCGGCTGTTGCCCGCCTCAATGACGGGCGCCGCGTCACCTATATGACGGCGGAAGAATTCATGACCGCCTATGTCGACGGCGCACGTGAAGGCGATACCCGCAATCTCAACTCGCAGCTGCGCGGCAATGATCTTCTTCTCATCGACGATCTTCAGTGGATCGCCGGCAAGAAGAAGACCGATGAAGCCTTCTTTGCGAATTTGCGCTCGGTGACAAAGGAAGGTGGACGCGTTCTGCTGACCGCCGACGAGGCGCCAGGTGACCTGAAAGGCTTCTCCGCCCGTATGCGCGGTGAACTGCTCGGGGCCGCAGCGGTCGAAGTTGGTCTGCCGGATCAGGAAATGCGCCGCGAGATCGTTCGCCTGCATGCCGCGCTCGCCCGCGAGGATCAGCCAAATTTCATCCTCGACGATGAGATGGTTGAACGGATCGTGTCGACGGTGCGAGGCCCTGGCCGTGAGCTTTGCGGTGTCCTGCACAGCCTGCAGACCGAGACCGGATATGGCCAGACCGCGCCAACCATGCAGATGCTGCAGACGGTTCTGCGCCGTCAGCAGGGCGAGTACCAGGCGCCAACGCTGGACAATATCAAGCGGGCAACCATGCGCGTCTTCAACCTCACCAAGACCGAGATTGAGAGCGCCAACAAATCCCGCGAAATCTGCGTCCCACGCCAGATTGCGATGTATCTCTGCCGGGAAATGACTGACAAGTCGCTGCCCCAGATCGCCCGTACCTTCAACAAGAAGGACCACACCACCGTCCTTCACGGATGGCGCAAGGTGAAGAAGCAGATGCAGACCGATGCGGACATGGTCCGCGACGTCGAACGGGTCCGCGAAGCGGTGTTCGACATTCAGGCAGAAGGAAATAGCTAA
- the rpsT gene encoding 30S ribosomal protein S20, whose product MANTRSAKKMVRKIAARTEVNTARRSRMRSYIRKVEEAIASGDKSAAAEALKTAQPEIMRAAGKGVLHKNTSSRKISRLSARVKAMG is encoded by the coding sequence ATGGCGAATACACGCTCAGCCAAGAAAATGGTCCGCAAGATCGCGGCCCGTACCGAAGTTAACACTGCACGCCGTTCGCGCATGCGCAGCTATATCCGCAAGGTCGAGGAAGCTATCGCTTCTGGCGACAAGTCGGCTGCTGCTGAAGCGCTCAAGACGGCCCAGCCTGAAATCATGCGGGCTGCTGGCAAAGGTGTGCTTCACAAGAACACATCTTCCCGCAAGATTTCGCGCCTCAGCGCGCGCGTAAAGGCGATGGGCTAG
- a CDS encoding enoyl-CoA hydratase, whose translation MAYETLLTEVDDAVAIITLNRPDALNAFNNALMDELTEALDRFDNDASIGCIVLTGSRKAFAAGADIKEMREQSYLDAYYADFITRNWERASRMRKPVIAAVSGYALGGGCELAMMCDFILAAENAKFGQPEITIGVSPGAGGTQRLTRFAGKSKAMEMCLTGRMMDAAEAERCGLVSRVVPTDDLLEEARTAAKKIASLPRAATMLTKEMVNAAYETTLSQGVMFERRLFHSLFATEDQKEGMAAFVEKREPHFNNR comes from the coding sequence ATGGCATATGAAACGCTTCTGACTGAAGTCGATGACGCGGTCGCAATCATCACACTCAATCGTCCCGACGCGCTCAACGCGTTCAATAACGCCCTTATGGATGAGCTCACCGAAGCGCTGGACCGCTTCGACAATGACGCCTCCATTGGCTGCATTGTCCTGACAGGATCGCGCAAGGCCTTTGCGGCCGGCGCCGACATCAAGGAAATGCGCGAGCAATCCTATCTCGACGCCTATTATGCAGACTTCATCACCCGCAACTGGGAGCGCGCATCGCGCATGCGCAAACCGGTCATCGCGGCTGTCTCCGGCTACGCCCTCGGCGGTGGCTGTGAACTCGCCATGATGTGTGACTTTATCCTCGCCGCAGAGAACGCCAAGTTCGGCCAGCCGGAAATCACCATCGGCGTCTCGCCCGGTGCTGGTGGCACCCAGCGCCTCACGCGTTTTGCTGGCAAATCCAAGGCCATGGAGATGTGTCTCACAGGCCGCATGATGGACGCCGCCGAAGCCGAGCGCTGCGGACTGGTTTCCCGCGTTGTCCCAACGGATGACCTTCTTGAAGAAGCACGCACCGCGGCCAAGAAGATCGCCTCGCTGCCGCGCGCCGCGACCATGTTGACCAAGGAAATGGTCAATGCCGCCTATGAGACGACGCTCAGCCAGGGCGTCATGTTCGAACGCCGTCTTTTCCATTCTCTCTTCGCAACCGAAGATCAGAAGGAAGGCATGGCCGCCTTTGTCGAGAAGCGCGAGCCGCACTTCAACAACCGCTAG
- a CDS encoding M28 family metallopeptidase — MTTSKAAVFDLKVIVLGGAVSCLALCLPATAQEAPASPGDNADFHEIVSEVSADRIEADIRKLVSFGTRHTLSETESDTRGIGAARRWIYDEFEAISAACGGCLEVMYVSDTISGEDRIPEPTEVVSVIAIQRGTIDPDRMVMMSGDIDSRVTDPLDGTSDSPGANDNASGVAGTIEAARVLSKREFAGSIVYAALSGEEQGLFGGKIVAQHALDNGWKLRAVLNNDMIGNIEGINGVINNTTARIFSEGTRPLETDAEEIERRFAGGEVDSPSRNLARYIDRMADLYVPNLDTMLVYRLDRFRRGGHHRPFNEVGFPGVRIMETNEHYDRQHQDLRTEDGREYGDVIEGVNFEYAAKLTALNAVSLAGMAEAPPFPRDVMIEGAVSPDTTVTWTLPEGANTGNLAGFRIYWRETAEPQWQWSRYVGDVREYTLENVVIDNYYFGVASVSDSGAETPVVFPGSMGSFTSMDE; from the coding sequence ATGACGACCTCGAAAGCGGCGGTATTCGACCTGAAAGTGATTGTTCTTGGCGGTGCGGTTTCATGTCTGGCGCTCTGCCTGCCCGCAACGGCGCAGGAGGCCCCGGCAAGCCCCGGAGACAATGCAGATTTCCATGAGATTGTCAGCGAAGTGTCGGCGGACCGGATCGAGGCTGATATTCGCAAGCTGGTCAGCTTTGGTACGCGGCACACCCTGTCTGAAACCGAGAGCGATACGCGCGGCATCGGCGCCGCGCGGCGCTGGATCTATGATGAGTTCGAGGCGATCTCGGCCGCGTGCGGCGGGTGTCTTGAGGTCATGTATGTCAGCGACACGATCTCTGGTGAGGACCGTATCCCGGAGCCGACAGAGGTGGTCAGCGTGATCGCGATCCAGCGCGGCACAATCGATCCGGATCGGATGGTGATGATGAGCGGCGATATCGACAGCCGCGTCACTGACCCGCTGGACGGCACATCTGACAGCCCGGGCGCGAATGATAATGCGAGCGGCGTGGCCGGAACGATTGAGGCGGCGCGTGTCCTCTCGAAGCGGGAGTTTGCTGGGTCGATCGTCTATGCGGCGCTTTCCGGTGAAGAGCAGGGCCTCTTCGGCGGCAAGATCGTCGCCCAGCATGCGCTCGATAATGGCTGGAAGCTGCGCGCCGTGCTGAACAATGACATGATCGGCAATATTGAAGGCATCAACGGCGTCATCAACAATACGACGGCCCGCATCTTCTCAGAAGGTACGCGCCCGCTGGAAACCGATGCCGAAGAGATCGAACGGCGCTTTGCCGGCGGCGAGGTCGATAGCCCGTCGCGCAATCTGGCCCGGTATATTGACCGGATGGCCGACCTCTATGTGCCCAATCTCGATACGATGCTGGTCTATCGGCTCGACCGGTTCCGGCGCGGCGGCCATCATCGCCCGTTCAATGAGGTCGGGTTTCCGGGTGTGCGCATCATGGAGACCAATGAGCATTATGACCGCCAGCATCAGGATCTGCGCACCGAGGATGGCCGCGAATATGGCGATGTCATCGAGGGCGTGAATTTTGAGTATGCGGCGAAGCTGACCGCGCTGAATGCAGTGTCGCTGGCGGGCATGGCTGAAGCGCCGCCCTTTCCGCGCGATGTGATGATTGAGGGGGCAGTTTCACCCGACACGACGGTGACGTGGACGCTGCCTGAGGGCGCGAACACCGGCAATCTGGCTGGCTTCCGCATCTATTGGCGCGAGACGGCTGAGCCGCAGTGGCAGTGGAGCCGCTATGTTGGCGATGTGCGCGAGTACACGCTGGAGAATGTGGTGATCGACAATTATTATTTCGGCGTCGCGAGCGTGTCTGATAGCGGTGCGGAAACGCCGGTCGTCTTTCCGGGCAGCATGGGCAGCTTTACGTCGATGGATGAATAG
- a CDS encoding SLC13 family permease: MLDIVLPANVQIALVFAIVVGVFFSFVREKLPTDVVALLAMAALLVTGILSVPEALSVFSNSAPITIGAMFVLSAALERTGVIGAAGNVIIRLAKSWTPLVAVAALMAIVIVMSAFMNNTPIVVILIPVAIRLAQTVGTSPSKLLIPLSFASIFGGMTTLIGTSTNLLVDGVAQKAGLAPFGIFEITGAGLIMALAGTCYMAIAGRWLLPVRESLADLLPTNKNRRFVAQVLVPVGSVLIGKTIKETGFSAEKGFTVIDVMRENRSRRDELSDLTLEAGDRMVLRSPVSEMLSLRDAGNLAIGSGSDSDKHAFEPVQTTETVLMEGVVGPESRLVGRPIVGAGLVRLYGVYAIAIHRRGENISLGSRGIRFDVGDTVLLDGPPGGMRQMFDDGMLNNLTQTSEQPIRRDKAPIAVTAVLLVMVLAALGVMPIAGLSLIAAVAVIALGCLDHQEAYKSIQWDILMLIFGMLTLGMALENSGAAAVMVNAIAAPVSVFGPLAALAAVYLMTSVLTEFVSNNATAILMTPIAIGLATSLGIDPRAFVVAVMFAASASFATPIGYQTNTLVYSAGGYKFSDFARIGIPLNLMFFVVAMFVIPMFWPLG; this comes from the coding sequence ATGCTAGACATTGTATTGCCGGCAAACGTTCAGATCGCGCTCGTCTTCGCCATTGTCGTCGGTGTCTTTTTCAGCTTCGTTCGCGAAAAACTACCTACCGATGTCGTCGCCTTGCTCGCCATGGCGGCCTTGCTGGTCACGGGCATTCTGAGCGTTCCCGAAGCGCTTAGCGTTTTCTCCAACTCAGCGCCGATCACGATTGGCGCCATGTTCGTTCTCTCCGCCGCGCTTGAGCGCACCGGCGTCATCGGCGCCGCTGGCAATGTCATTATCCGCCTCGCCAAAAGCTGGACGCCGCTTGTCGCCGTCGCGGCGCTCATGGCCATCGTCATTGTGATGTCGGCCTTCATGAACAACACGCCGATCGTCGTCATCCTGATCCCGGTCGCGATCCGCCTGGCACAGACGGTCGGCACATCCCCGTCCAAGCTGCTTATCCCGCTATCCTTCGCGTCCATCTTCGGCGGCATGACGACCCTGATCGGTACCTCAACCAATCTTCTCGTGGACGGCGTCGCCCAGAAAGCAGGCCTCGCGCCATTCGGCATCTTCGAGATTACCGGCGCGGGCCTCATCATGGCGCTTGCCGGCACGTGCTATATGGCGATTGCGGGGCGCTGGCTGCTGCCGGTCCGCGAGTCGTTGGCAGACCTTCTGCCGACCAACAAGAACCGCCGCTTCGTTGCGCAGGTGCTCGTGCCCGTCGGCTCTGTCCTGATTGGCAAGACGATCAAGGAAACCGGGTTCTCCGCCGAGAAAGGCTTCACGGTTATCGACGTCATGCGTGAGAACCGGTCACGCCGCGATGAACTCTCGGATCTGACGCTTGAGGCCGGGGACCGCATGGTTCTGCGCTCACCGGTCTCTGAAATGCTGTCGCTTCGCGATGCCGGCAATCTTGCCATCGGCTCAGGGTCAGATTCCGACAAACACGCGTTCGAGCCCGTACAGACAACAGAGACAGTGCTGATGGAGGGCGTCGTCGGCCCGGAATCAAGACTTGTTGGCCGCCCGATCGTCGGCGCTGGCCTTGTGCGCCTCTATGGCGTCTACGCCATCGCCATCCATCGCCGCGGGGAAAATATCAGCCTCGGCAGCCGCGGCATCCGCTTCGATGTCGGCGACACCGTGCTGCTCGACGGCCCGCCCGGCGGCATGCGTCAGATGTTCGACGATGGCATGTTGAACAACCTCACCCAGACGTCCGAACAGCCCATCCGACGCGACAAGGCGCCGATTGCCGTGACGGCTGTCCTGCTCGTCATGGTCCTCGCCGCACTCGGCGTCATGCCAATTGCGGGCCTCTCGCTCATTGCCGCTGTCGCCGTTATCGCCCTCGGCTGCCTCGATCATCAGGAAGCCTACAAATCGATTCAGTGGGATATTCTCATGCTGATCTTTGGCATGCTCACGCTCGGCATGGCTCTGGAGAATTCCGGCGCGGCCGCCGTCATGGTCAACGCCATTGCAGCCCCCGTCAGTGTATTTGGCCCGCTGGCCGCCCTTGCGGCCGTCTATCTGATGACATCTGTCCTGACTGAGTTTGTCAGCAACAATGCCACCGCCATCCTGATGACACCGATCGCCATCGGCCTCGCCACCAGCCTCGGGATCGACCCGCGCGCTTTCGTCGTCGCCGTGATGTTTGCCGCCAGCGCCAGCTTCGCCACCCCCATTGGCTACCAGACAAATACCCTCGTCTACTCAGCCGGCGGTTACAAATTCTCGGATTTCGCGCGTATCGGCATACCGCTGAACCTTATGTTCTTCGTCGTCGCTATGTTCGTCATCCCGATGTTCTGGCCCTTGGGATAA